From a single Halobacteriovorax sp. HLS genomic region:
- a CDS encoding response regulator, which translates to MGIKANMKILVIDDMATMRKIIKNMLTQIGFTNISEADDGATAWPMIQDALGTDAPYEFIVSDWNMPQMSGLDLLKHVRDTEELKKLPFLMITAEAEQGNVVIAVKAGVSNFIVKPFSAAVLKDKIEKIFN; encoded by the coding sequence ATGGGTATTAAGGCCAACATGAAAATTCTTGTTATTGATGACATGGCAACGATGAGAAAAATTATTAAAAACATGTTAACTCAAATTGGGTTTACAAATATTTCAGAAGCTGATGATGGTGCGACAGCATGGCCAATGATTCAAGACGCTCTTGGGACAGATGCTCCTTACGAGTTCATAGTTTCAGATTGGAACATGCCACAGATGAGTGGTCTTGATCTTCTTAAGCATGTTCGTGATACGGAAGAATTAAAAAAACTTCCTTTTCTAATGATTACTGCTGAAGCTGAACAAGGAAATGTTGTTATCGCAGTAAAGGCCGGAGTGAGTAACTTTATTGTGAAGCCCTTTTCTGCTGCAGTTCTCAAAGATAAGATTGAGAAAATATTTAATTAG
- a CDS encoding chemotaxis protein CheX has protein sequence MSKENNFIEFSKPFIEAAKNVFETMVFTKLDPQKPTIKKDNVSKGDVSAVLGLSGEMTKGDVSKPYKAMLVISWPYETYFKVASAMLMDTFTEFNEEISDVGGEICNMIMGNAKRDLGGMGYTSNMAIPSMIEGSGHNIKYPNGTTVILIPIKSAHGEMFIEICYSEAD, from the coding sequence ATGAGTAAAGAAAATAATTTTATAGAGTTTTCAAAGCCCTTTATTGAAGCTGCGAAGAATGTTTTTGAGACGATGGTATTTACAAAGTTAGATCCTCAAAAACCAACAATAAAAAAAGACAATGTTTCCAAAGGTGATGTCTCTGCTGTTCTAGGACTTAGTGGGGAAATGACTAAGGGTGATGTCTCTAAGCCTTACAAGGCCATGCTTGTTATCTCTTGGCCGTACGAAACTTATTTTAAAGTTGCAAGTGCTATGCTAATGGACACTTTCACTGAGTTTAATGAAGAGATTTCAGATGTCGGTGGAGAGATCTGTAATATGATTATGGGAAATGCTAAGCGTGACTTAGGGGGAATGGGATACACATCAAATATGGCGATTCCATCAATGATCGAAGGTAGCGGCCATAATATAAAGTACCCTAACGGGACAACAGTGATCCTAATTCCGATAAAGTCGGCACATGGAGAAATGTTTATAGAAATCTGCTATTCAGAAGCAGATTAA
- a CDS encoding Hpt domain-containing protein, with protein MSLLNDPSMKEVVIEFCDESTELFNQLEEILEDFEDNPSDVSKLEEFGQIIDRVMGSAKTIGADDIATFCELGKVIGYKSSQTDDKALLEVVAAIMFDALELLKKMIDHIKNGNDSAIKQVSSKAFVTRLNWLKDKFNDIERASCAADPEGNMSQNSIDDLMSSLGL; from the coding sequence ATGAGCTTACTAAATGACCCTTCAATGAAGGAAGTTGTTATAGAATTTTGTGATGAATCAACAGAGCTCTTCAACCAGCTTGAAGAGATTCTTGAAGACTTTGAAGATAATCCAAGTGATGTTTCAAAGTTAGAAGAATTTGGACAGATAATTGATAGAGTTATGGGTTCGGCTAAGACAATTGGTGCTGATGATATTGCAACATTTTGTGAGCTTGGAAAAGTTATCGGATACAAATCAAGTCAAACTGATGACAAAGCTCTACTTGAGGTTGTTGCAGCAATTATGTTTGATGCGCTTGAACTGTTAAAAAAGATGATTGATCATATTAAGAATGGAAATGATTCTGCGATTAAACAAGTCAGCTCAAAAGCATTTGTAACCAGATTAAATTGGTTAAAAGATAAATTTAATGACATCGAAAGAGCATCCTGCGCAGCAGACCCAGAGGGAAATATGTCGCAAAATTCAATAGATGATCTCATGTCTAGCCTAGGGCTATAA
- a CDS encoding HD-GYP domain-containing protein, with product MKIPEELFHIEKDMLKDVKIFPYHLFVYNPSNGSYTPFLFANSPLTKDKSDFLEFILNKGGELAVDMKQKKTFLTSSELEEQDIPSLNIETHELEKSRDLNMANLEMENATKGEVKLKEDLRSSLAEDNFLELITRVKNETMTFSVRKSHTVSLASYLSEKLLNEDNFINRIVAISYYMAKNCDMKDEEALSDIICAAFFCHLGHTQLDTKLTHTPHLEFSESEKKQYRKHPSLSHHLLKKSGVDLSQRCMDIIFQHHERDDGSGYPMFKKGEHIDQLSLILGAVTHIFEYTFGYVTGTKTDMITVIRNLKNKSFTPGLEFEFGDKIYESLINLLSTDTVDDAA from the coding sequence ATGAAGATACCAGAAGAATTATTTCATATAGAAAAAGACATGCTTAAAGACGTTAAGATTTTTCCATATCACTTATTTGTCTACAATCCGTCTAATGGTAGCTACACTCCATTTCTTTTTGCCAATAGTCCCCTTACAAAAGATAAGAGTGATTTTCTTGAGTTTATTTTAAATAAAGGTGGCGAGCTAGCTGTCGATATGAAACAAAAGAAAACGTTTTTGACAAGTAGTGAACTAGAAGAACAAGATATTCCTTCACTAAATATTGAAACACATGAACTTGAAAAGTCACGTGATCTCAATATGGCAAATCTAGAAATGGAAAATGCCACTAAAGGTGAAGTTAAATTAAAGGAAGACTTAAGATCTTCACTTGCAGAAGATAACTTTCTAGAACTGATTACAAGAGTTAAGAATGAAACGATGACTTTCAGTGTAAGAAAATCACATACTGTTAGCCTCGCTAGTTATTTGAGTGAAAAACTTTTAAATGAGGATAACTTTATTAACAGAATTGTAGCAATATCATATTATATGGCAAAGAATTGCGATATGAAAGACGAAGAGGCCTTATCTGATATAATTTGTGCTGCATTCTTTTGCCACTTAGGGCACACGCAACTAGATACCAAGCTTACGCATACTCCACACTTAGAGTTTAGCGAAAGTGAGAAAAAACAATATAGAAAGCACCCTAGCCTATCTCATCACTTATTAAAAAAGTCCGGTGTTGATTTAAGCCAAAGATGTATGGATATAATCTTTCAACATCATGAAAGAGATGATGGCTCAGGATATCCGATGTTTAAAAAAGGTGAACATATTGATCAACTCTCTTTAATACTTGGTGCAGTTACTCATATATTTGAGTACACTTTTGGCTACGTAACTGGAACAAAAACTGATATGATTACAGTTATAAGAAACTTGAAGAACAAATCTTTTACACCTGGACTTGAGTTCGAGTTTGGCGATAAAATATATGAAAGTTTAATTAATTTATTAAGTACAGATACAGTAGATGATGCTGCTTAG